Proteins from one Salmo salar chromosome ssa07, Ssal_v3.1, whole genome shotgun sequence genomic window:
- the LOC106609128 gene encoding regulator of nonsense transcripts 2 isoform X2, giving the protein MLAEGKRSLNMDEKEVSSFSNKEKDREGDRRPASSRDKVKDEAKMSGKKDIGKAAEEKRRRLEEDKRKKEEKERKRKEEEKQKAEEEQRKKEEEEKKQQEEQERKVQEEEAKRQREEEAAQLKEKEEGHQLHQEAWERHQCRKELRIRNQNAHEGRPEETFFSRLDSSLKKNTAFVKKLRTLTEQQREALSNDFGSLNLSKYIGEAVGSVVEAKLKISDVGCAVHLCSLFHQRYAEFAPLLLQAWKRHFEARKEEKAPNVSKLRTDLRFIAELTIVGLFTDKEGLSLIYEQLKSIIGTDRETHTHVSVVISFCKHCGDDIAGLVPRKVKAAREKFGLAFPPSEIINTEKQQPFQNLLREYFTSLTKHLKKDHRELQNIERQNRRILHSKGELSEDRHKQYEEFATSYQKLLANTQSLADFLDENMPELPLDKTVQEEHGPGIDIFTPGKPGEYDLEGGIWEDEDARNFYENMVDLKAFVPAILFKDNEKGKDKEEAASKEAKDAAATTEELELELEALDIADDPLELDGPDEAENEAELAKKLLDEQGKDEGLKLGYERGQGNRARAHSWVLRADQVNREQEDEEASTGSHLKLIVDAFIQQLPNCVNRDLIDKAAMDFCMNMNTKSNRRKLVRALFTVPRQRLDLLPFYSRLVATLHPCMSDVADDLCSILKGDFRFHIRKKDQINIETKNKTVRFIGELAKFKLFSKTDTLHCLKMLLSDFSHHHIEMACTLLETSGRFLFRSPDSHLRTSVLLEQMMRKKQAQHLDARYVTMVENAYYYCNPPPMEKTVRKKRPPLQEYIRKLLYKDLSKVTTEKVLRQMRKLPWQDPESKGYLICCMVNIWNIKYNSIHCVANLLAGLVAYQEDVGIHVVDGVLEDIRLGMEVNQPKFNQRRISSAKFLGELYNYRMVESAVIFRTLFSFISFGVNPDGSPSPLDPPEHLFRIRMVCTLLDTCGQYFDRGSSKRKLDCFLIYFQRYIWWKKSVEVWSAEHQFPIDIDYMISDTLELLRPKMKLCISLEDSTRQVTELEREFLVKLGLAMDGQKDGRPSSAMGSEGEALDEDDDDDDEEGGADTEEQSGNESEMNEPEEDEGSENEEEEREEEEEENTDYLTDSNKENETDEENNEVTIRGGGLKHVACAEDEDFIQALDKMMLENLQRSGEAVKVHQLDVAIPLQLKSQLKKGPGGPVCSGEGDADISDTMQFVMLTRKGNKQQFKILNVPLSSHLAANHFNQQQAEQEERMRMKKLTLDINERQEQEDYQEMMASLAQRPAPANTNRERRPRYQHPKGAPNADLIFKTGGRKQETKQERNERHEKRDRQERQEKHERNNRYEGQEARASQLSRTRY; this is encoded by the exons ggagaaggaggagggtcaCCAGCTCCACCAGGAGGCCTGGGAGCGCCACCAGTGCCGGAAGGAGCTGCGCATCCGCAACCAGAATGCCCACGAGGGCCGTCCTGAGGAGACCTTCTTTAGCCGCCTTGACTCCAGCTTGAAGAAGAACACGGCCTTTGTCAAGAAGCTGCGCACGCTCACTGAGCAGCAGCGCGAAGCCCTCTCCAATGACTTCGGCTCGCTCAACCTAAGCAAGTACATCGGTGAGGCGGTGGGCTCGGTGGTGGAGGCCAAGCTGAAGATCTCTGATGTGGGCTGCGCCGTGCACCTGTGCTCCCTCTTTCACCAGCGCTACGCTGAATTCGCCCCACTGCTCCTCCAGGCCTGGAAGAGGCACTTTGAGGCGCGCAAGGAGGAGAAGGCGCCCAATGTGAGCAAGCTGCGCACCGACCTGCGCTTCATCGCAGAGCTTACCATCGTGGGCCTGTTTACGGACAAGGAGGGCCTTTCGCTCATCTACGAGCAGCTGAAGAGCATCATCGGGACAGACCGCGAGACACACACGCATGTGTCGGTGGTCATCAGCTTCTGTAAGCACTGCGGGGACGACATCGCGGGCCTGGTGCCTCGCAAAGTGAAGGCTGCCCGGGAGAAGTTTGGCCTGGCCTTCCCTCCCAGTGAGATCATCAACACAGAGAAGCAGCAGCCCTTCCAGAACCTTCTGAGGGAGTACTTCACCTCGCTCACCAAGCACCTCAAGAAGGACCACCGCGAGTTACAGAACATCGAGAGGCAGAACAG GCGTATCCTCCACTCCAAAGGGGAGCTGAGTGAGGACAGACACAAGCAGTATGAGGAGTTTGCTACGTCCTACCAGAAGTTGCTGGCTAACACCCAGTCTCTGGCTGACTTTCTGGATGAGAACATGCCAGAACTTCCACTGGACAAGACTGTGCAGGAAG AGCACGGCCCTGGCATTGACATCTTCACCCCAGGGAAGCCCGGGGAGTATGACCTGGAGGGCGGCATCTGGGAGGACGAGGATGCCAGGAACTTCTACGAGAACATGGTGGACCTGAAGGCCTTCGTCCCCGCCATCCTGTTCAAAGATAACGAGAAGGGCAAGGACAAAGAGGAGGCTGCTAGTAAAG AGGCTAAAGATGCTGCGGCCACCACAGAGGAGTTGGAGTTGGAGCTCGAGGCTCTAGACATCGCTGATGACCCTCTGGAGCTGGATGGACCTGATGAGGCAGAGAACGAGGCAGAGCTTGCCAAAAAACTGTTGGACGAGCAAGGTAAAGATGAAG GGCTCAAGTTAGGGTATGAGAGAGGTCAGGGAAACAGAGCTAGGGCCCACTCATGGGTGCTCAGGGCCGATCAAGTAAACAGAG AACAAGAGGATGAGGAGGCAAGTACCGGGTCCCACCTGAAGCTCATCGTGGACGCCTTCATCCAGCAGCTTCCCAACTGTGTCAACAGAGACCTCATAGACAAG GCTGCCATGGATTTCTGCATGAACATGAACACCAAGTCAAACAGGAGGAAGCTGGTCCGGGCTCTCTTCACCGTTCCCAGACAAAG GTTGGATCTGCTGCCCTTTTACTCCCGTCTGGTGGCCACCCTTCACCCCTGCATGTCAGATGTGGCCGATGATCTGTGCTCCATACTCAAAGGAGACTTCAGGTTCCAT ATTCGGAAGAAGGACCAGATCAACATcgaaacaaaaaataaaactgtAAGGTTTATCGGGGAGCTGGCGAAGTTCAAGCTGTTCTCTAAAACGGACACTCTGCATTGTCTGAAG ATGCTGCTGTCAGACTTCTCCCACCACCACATAGAGATGGCCTGCACCCTGCTGGAGACCAGTGGACGCTTCCTCTTCAGATCCCCCGACTCCCACCTCCGGACCAGCGTCCTTctg GAGCAAATGATGCGGAAGAAGCAGGCGCAGCACCTGGATGCTCGCTACGTGACCATGGTGGAGAATGCCTACTACTACTGCAACCCCCCGCCCATGGAGAAGACTGTCAGGAAGAAGAGGCCCCCGCTGCAGGAGTACATCCGCAAACTGCTCTACAAGGACCTCTCCAAGGTCACCACGGAGAAG GTGTTGAGGCAGATGCGTAAACTCCCCTGGCAGGACCCAGAGTCTAAAGGCTACCTGATCTGTTGCATGGTCAACATCTGGAACATCAAGTACAACAGCATCCACTGTGTGGCCAACCTGCTGGCCGGCCTTGTGGCCTACCAGGAGGACGTGGGCATCCACGTGGTGGATGGGGTCTTGGAGGACATCCGCCTGGGAATGGAG GTGAACCAGCCCAAGTTCAACCAGCGTCGGATCAGCAGTGCCAAGTTTCTGGGGGAGCTCTACAACTACCGCATGGTGGAGTCAGCGGTCATCTTCCGCACCCTCTTCTCCTTCATCTCGTTCGGAGTGAACCCGGACGGCAGCCCCAGCCCCCTGGACCCCCCCGAGCACCTGTTCCGCATCCGCATGGTCTGCACCCTGCTTGACACCTGCGGACAGTACTTTGACCGCGGCTCCAGCAAGAGGAAGCTGGACTGCTTCCTAATCTACTTCCAG AGGTATATCTGGTGGAAGAAGAGTGTGGAGGTGTGGAGTGCGGAGCACCAGTTCCCCATCGACATTGACTACATGATCAGTGACACCCTGGAGCTGCTCCGGCCCAAGATGAAGCTCTGCATCTCCCTGGAAGACTCCACACGACAGGTCACCGAGTTGGAGAGGGAGTTCCTCGTTAAactgg GACTGGCCATGGATGGACAGAAGGACGGCCGGCCCTCCAGTGCCATGGGGAGTGAAGGCGAGGCTCTAGACGAGGATGATGACGATGACGACGAAGAGGGAGGGGCGGACACAGAGGAACAGTCTGGCAATGAGAGCGAGATGAACGAGCCAGAGGAAGAT GAAGGGTCTGAGAATGAGGAAGAGGagcgggaggaagaggaggaggagaacactgACTATCTGACCGACTCCAACAAGGAGAACGAGACGGACGAGGAGAACAAT GAGGTGACCATCCGTGGTGGCGGTCTGAAGCATGTGGCATGTGCTGAGGATGAGGACTTCATCCAGGCTCTGGACAAGATGATGCTGGAGAACCTGCAG cggAGCGGGGAGGCTGTGAAGGTGCACCAGTTGGACGTGGCCATCCCCCTGCAGCTGAAGAGCCAGCTGAAGAAAGGCCCTGGAGGACCCGTCTGCTCTGGAGAGGGAGACGCAGACATCTCAGACACCATGCAGTTTGTCATGCTCACGCGCAAGGGCAACAAGCAGcag TTTAAGATCCTGAACGTGCCTTTATCCTCCCACCTGGCTGCCAACCACTTCAATCAGCAGCAGgcagagcaggaggagaggatgaggatgaagaagCTCACTCTGGACATCAACGAGAGACAGGAGCAAGAAGACTACCAAG AAATGATGGCGTCTCTGGCCCAGCGGCCCGCTCCTGCCAACACCAACCGGGAGCGGCGCCCGCGCTACCAACACCCCAAAGGGGCACCCAACGCCGACCTCATCTTCAAGACCGGAGGAAG AAAGCAGGAAACAAAGCAGGAGAGAAATGAAAGGCACGAAAAGCGTGACAGACAAGAAAGGCAAGAGAAACACGAGAGAAACAACAGATATGAGGGCCAGGAGGCTAGGGCCAGCCAGCTCAGTCGGACACGCTACTGA
- the LOC106609128 gene encoding regulator of nonsense transcripts 2 isoform X4 has protein sequence MLAEGKRSLNMDEKEVSSFSNKEKDREGDRRPASSRDKVKDEAKMSGKKDIGKAAEEKRRRLEEDKRKKEEKERKRKEEEKQKAEEEQRKKEEEEKKQQEEQERKVQEEEAKRQREEEAAQLKEKEEGHQLHQEAWERHQCRKELRIRNQNAHEGRPEETFFSRLDSSLKKNTAFVKKLRTLTEQQREALSNDFGSLNLSKYIGEAVGSVVEAKLKISDVGCAVHLCSLFHQRYAEFAPLLLQAWKRHFEARKEEKAPNVSKLRTDLRFIAELTIVGLFTDKEGLSLIYEQLKSIIGTDRETHTHVSVVISFCKHCGDDIAGLVPRKVKAAREKFGLAFPPSEIINTEKQQPFQNLLREYFTSLTKHLKKDHRELQNIERQNRRILHSKGELSEDRHKQYEEFATSYQKLLANTQSLADFLDENMPELPLDKTVQEEHGPGIDIFTPGKPGEYDLEGGIWEDEDARNFYENMVDLKAFVPAILFKDNEKGKDKEEAASKEAKDAAATTEELELELEALDIADDPLELDGPDEAENEAELAKKLLDEQGKDEEQEDEEASTGSHLKLIVDAFIQQLPNCVNRDLIDKAAMDFCMNMNTKSNRRKLVRALFTVPRQRLDLLPFYSRLVATLHPCMSDVADDLCSILKGDFRFHIRKKDQINIETKNKTVRFIGELAKFKLFSKTDTLHCLKMLLSDFSHHHIEMACTLLETSGRFLFRSPDSHLRTSVLLEQMMRKKQAQHLDARYVTMVENAYYYCNPPPMEKTVRKKRPPLQEYIRKLLYKDLSKVTTEKVLRQMRKLPWQDPESKGYLICCMVNIWNIKYNSIHCVANLLAGLVAYQEDVGIHVVDGVLEDIRLGMEVNQPKFNQRRISSAKFLGELYNYRMVESAVIFRTLFSFISFGVNPDGSPSPLDPPEHLFRIRMVCTLLDTCGQYFDRGSSKRKLDCFLIYFQRYIWWKKSVEVWSAEHQFPIDIDYMISDTLELLRPKMKLCISLEDSTRQVTELEREFLVKLGLAMDGQKDGRPSSAMGSEGEALDEDDDDDDEEGGADTEEQSGNESEMNEPEEDEGSENEEEEREEEEEENTDYLTDSNKENETDEENNEVTIRGGGLKHVACAEDEDFIQALDKMMLENLQQRSGEAVKVHQLDVAIPLQLKSQLKKGPGGPVCSGEGDADISDTMQFVMLTRKGNKQQFKILNVPLSSHLAANHFNQQQAEQEERMRMKKLTLDINERQEQEDYQEMMASLAQRPAPANTNRERRPRYQHPKGAPNADLIFKTGGRKQETKQERNERHEKRDRQERQEKHERNNRYEGQEARASQLSRTRY, from the exons ggagaaggaggagggtcaCCAGCTCCACCAGGAGGCCTGGGAGCGCCACCAGTGCCGGAAGGAGCTGCGCATCCGCAACCAGAATGCCCACGAGGGCCGTCCTGAGGAGACCTTCTTTAGCCGCCTTGACTCCAGCTTGAAGAAGAACACGGCCTTTGTCAAGAAGCTGCGCACGCTCACTGAGCAGCAGCGCGAAGCCCTCTCCAATGACTTCGGCTCGCTCAACCTAAGCAAGTACATCGGTGAGGCGGTGGGCTCGGTGGTGGAGGCCAAGCTGAAGATCTCTGATGTGGGCTGCGCCGTGCACCTGTGCTCCCTCTTTCACCAGCGCTACGCTGAATTCGCCCCACTGCTCCTCCAGGCCTGGAAGAGGCACTTTGAGGCGCGCAAGGAGGAGAAGGCGCCCAATGTGAGCAAGCTGCGCACCGACCTGCGCTTCATCGCAGAGCTTACCATCGTGGGCCTGTTTACGGACAAGGAGGGCCTTTCGCTCATCTACGAGCAGCTGAAGAGCATCATCGGGACAGACCGCGAGACACACACGCATGTGTCGGTGGTCATCAGCTTCTGTAAGCACTGCGGGGACGACATCGCGGGCCTGGTGCCTCGCAAAGTGAAGGCTGCCCGGGAGAAGTTTGGCCTGGCCTTCCCTCCCAGTGAGATCATCAACACAGAGAAGCAGCAGCCCTTCCAGAACCTTCTGAGGGAGTACTTCACCTCGCTCACCAAGCACCTCAAGAAGGACCACCGCGAGTTACAGAACATCGAGAGGCAGAACAG GCGTATCCTCCACTCCAAAGGGGAGCTGAGTGAGGACAGACACAAGCAGTATGAGGAGTTTGCTACGTCCTACCAGAAGTTGCTGGCTAACACCCAGTCTCTGGCTGACTTTCTGGATGAGAACATGCCAGAACTTCCACTGGACAAGACTGTGCAGGAAG AGCACGGCCCTGGCATTGACATCTTCACCCCAGGGAAGCCCGGGGAGTATGACCTGGAGGGCGGCATCTGGGAGGACGAGGATGCCAGGAACTTCTACGAGAACATGGTGGACCTGAAGGCCTTCGTCCCCGCCATCCTGTTCAAAGATAACGAGAAGGGCAAGGACAAAGAGGAGGCTGCTAGTAAAG AGGCTAAAGATGCTGCGGCCACCACAGAGGAGTTGGAGTTGGAGCTCGAGGCTCTAGACATCGCTGATGACCCTCTGGAGCTGGATGGACCTGATGAGGCAGAGAACGAGGCAGAGCTTGCCAAAAAACTGTTGGACGAGCAAGGTAAAGATGAAG AACAAGAGGATGAGGAGGCAAGTACCGGGTCCCACCTGAAGCTCATCGTGGACGCCTTCATCCAGCAGCTTCCCAACTGTGTCAACAGAGACCTCATAGACAAG GCTGCCATGGATTTCTGCATGAACATGAACACCAAGTCAAACAGGAGGAAGCTGGTCCGGGCTCTCTTCACCGTTCCCAGACAAAG GTTGGATCTGCTGCCCTTTTACTCCCGTCTGGTGGCCACCCTTCACCCCTGCATGTCAGATGTGGCCGATGATCTGTGCTCCATACTCAAAGGAGACTTCAGGTTCCAT ATTCGGAAGAAGGACCAGATCAACATcgaaacaaaaaataaaactgtAAGGTTTATCGGGGAGCTGGCGAAGTTCAAGCTGTTCTCTAAAACGGACACTCTGCATTGTCTGAAG ATGCTGCTGTCAGACTTCTCCCACCACCACATAGAGATGGCCTGCACCCTGCTGGAGACCAGTGGACGCTTCCTCTTCAGATCCCCCGACTCCCACCTCCGGACCAGCGTCCTTctg GAGCAAATGATGCGGAAGAAGCAGGCGCAGCACCTGGATGCTCGCTACGTGACCATGGTGGAGAATGCCTACTACTACTGCAACCCCCCGCCCATGGAGAAGACTGTCAGGAAGAAGAGGCCCCCGCTGCAGGAGTACATCCGCAAACTGCTCTACAAGGACCTCTCCAAGGTCACCACGGAGAAG GTGTTGAGGCAGATGCGTAAACTCCCCTGGCAGGACCCAGAGTCTAAAGGCTACCTGATCTGTTGCATGGTCAACATCTGGAACATCAAGTACAACAGCATCCACTGTGTGGCCAACCTGCTGGCCGGCCTTGTGGCCTACCAGGAGGACGTGGGCATCCACGTGGTGGATGGGGTCTTGGAGGACATCCGCCTGGGAATGGAG GTGAACCAGCCCAAGTTCAACCAGCGTCGGATCAGCAGTGCCAAGTTTCTGGGGGAGCTCTACAACTACCGCATGGTGGAGTCAGCGGTCATCTTCCGCACCCTCTTCTCCTTCATCTCGTTCGGAGTGAACCCGGACGGCAGCCCCAGCCCCCTGGACCCCCCCGAGCACCTGTTCCGCATCCGCATGGTCTGCACCCTGCTTGACACCTGCGGACAGTACTTTGACCGCGGCTCCAGCAAGAGGAAGCTGGACTGCTTCCTAATCTACTTCCAG AGGTATATCTGGTGGAAGAAGAGTGTGGAGGTGTGGAGTGCGGAGCACCAGTTCCCCATCGACATTGACTACATGATCAGTGACACCCTGGAGCTGCTCCGGCCCAAGATGAAGCTCTGCATCTCCCTGGAAGACTCCACACGACAGGTCACCGAGTTGGAGAGGGAGTTCCTCGTTAAactgg GACTGGCCATGGATGGACAGAAGGACGGCCGGCCCTCCAGTGCCATGGGGAGTGAAGGCGAGGCTCTAGACGAGGATGATGACGATGACGACGAAGAGGGAGGGGCGGACACAGAGGAACAGTCTGGCAATGAGAGCGAGATGAACGAGCCAGAGGAAGAT GAAGGGTCTGAGAATGAGGAAGAGGagcgggaggaagaggaggaggagaacactgACTATCTGACCGACTCCAACAAGGAGAACGAGACGGACGAGGAGAACAAT GAGGTGACCATCCGTGGTGGCGGTCTGAAGCATGTGGCATGTGCTGAGGATGAGGACTTCATCCAGGCTCTGGACAAGATGATGCTGGAGAACCTGCAG cagcggAGCGGGGAGGCTGTGAAGGTGCACCAGTTGGACGTGGCCATCCCCCTGCAGCTGAAGAGCCAGCTGAAGAAAGGCCCTGGAGGACCCGTCTGCTCTGGAGAGGGAGACGCAGACATCTCAGACACCATGCAGTTTGTCATGCTCACGCGCAAGGGCAACAAGCAGcag TTTAAGATCCTGAACGTGCCTTTATCCTCCCACCTGGCTGCCAACCACTTCAATCAGCAGCAGgcagagcaggaggagaggatgaggatgaagaagCTCACTCTGGACATCAACGAGAGACAGGAGCAAGAAGACTACCAAG AAATGATGGCGTCTCTGGCCCAGCGGCCCGCTCCTGCCAACACCAACCGGGAGCGGCGCCCGCGCTACCAACACCCCAAAGGGGCACCCAACGCCGACCTCATCTTCAAGACCGGAGGAAG AAAGCAGGAAACAAAGCAGGAGAGAAATGAAAGGCACGAAAAGCGTGACAGACAAGAAAGGCAAGAGAAACACGAGAGAAACAACAGATATGAGGGCCAGGAGGCTAGGGCCAGCCAGCTCAGTCGGACACGCTACTGA